A genomic segment from Juglans regia cultivar Chandler chromosome 14, Walnut 2.0, whole genome shotgun sequence encodes:
- the LOC108998950 gene encoding mRNA-decapping enzyme-like protein, whose product MSQSGKLMPNLDQQSTKLLNLTVLQRIDPFVEEILITAAHVTFYEFNIDLSQWSRKDVEGSLFVVKRNTQPRFQFIVMNRRNTDNLVENLLGDFEYEVQVPYLLYRNAAQEVNGIWFYNSRECEEVANLFSRILNAYSKVPQKSTVPSNKSEFEELEAVPTMAVMDGPLEPPSSTAFNPPDVPDDPSFVNFFSAAMTIGNVSNAVMTAQPYQSSATDPPNSHPVGVASPTVPTLQIPSPPLSSSTPLMPLLYTTESNSNSNRATNLIKPSSFFVPPPSSSAMMMLPVSSSVPTAPPLAPAATLQRPYGSPLLQPFPPPTPPPPSLTPASVPTPNYGPAISRDKVQEALLVLVQDNQFIDMVYRALLNAHNS is encoded by the exons ATGTCACAGAGCGGGAAGCTGATGCCAAATCTGGACCAACAGAGCACGAAGCTCCTCAACCTCACCGTTCTCCAGCGAATCGACCCCTTCGTCGAAGAGATCCTCATTACCGCTGCTCACGTCACTTTCTACGAGTTCAACATCGACCTCAGCCAATGG AGCCGCAAGGACGTCGAGGGATCTCTCTTCGTCGTGAAGAG GAACACGCAACCACGTTTTCAGTTTATTGTGATGAACCGGCGCAATACGG ATAATTTGGTGGAGAATCTGTTGGGAGATTTTGAGTATGAAGTCCAggttccatatttattatatCGAAATGCAGCACAAGAAGTGAATGGTATTTGGTTTTACAATTCACGCGAATGTGAAGAGGTTGCAAATCTTTTCAGCAG GATACTTAATGCTTACTCCAAGGTGCCTCAAAAGTCAACAGTGCCTTCAAACAAAAG TGAATTCGAGGAATTAGAAGCAGTACCAACTATGGCAGTTATGGACGGTCCTCTGGAGCCACCGTCATCTACTGCCTTCAATCCCCCTGATGTTCCTGATGACCCTTCCTTTGTGAACTTCTTCAGT GCAGCTATGACTATTGGGAATGTTTCAAATGCAGTGATGACTGCACAACCTTATCAGTCCTCTGCAACAGACCCTCCAAATTCCCATCCAGTTGGTGTTGCCTCTCCTACGGTACCAACCTTGCAAATCCCATCTCCTCCTCTGTCATCTTCTACTCCTTTAATGCCTCTCCTTTATACTACTGAATCCAACAGTAACAGCAACAGGGCCACCAATCTTATAAAGCCCTCTTCATTTTTTGTTCCTCCGCCTTCCTCTTCTGCAATGATGATGCTACCTGTCTCTTCATCCGTGCCTACTGCTCCTCCACTTGCTCCAGCAGCGACCCTACAACGCCCATATGGTTCTCCATTGTTACAACCATTTCCACCACCAACTCCACCTCCACCATCTCTTACTCCTGCGTCTGTTCCAACTCCAAACTATGGACCAGCTATTAGCCGAGATAAAGTCCAAGAAGCACTACTTGTGCTTGTTCAG GATAATCAATTTATTGACATGGTGTATCGAGCTCTTCTGAATGCACACAACTCCTGA
- the LOC108998951 gene encoding capsanthin/capsorubin synthase, chromoplastic-like gives MGTSIRVFSPPPALISSSKFLLPSTLSVSSSRAYKTSSRKLCSHVIRSSKFGNFLDLKPELQPEYLNFDLPWFEPASDRSRFDVIIIGTGPAGLRLAEQLSRYGIKVCCVDPSPLSMWPNNYGVWVDEFESLGLEDCFDKIWPTTCVYINESRTKHLNRRYGRVSRKKLKTKLMEGCISNGVIKFHKAKVWKIEHQEFESSILCDDGNELKASLVVDASGFASTFVEYDKRRNHGYQIAHGILVEVDDHPFYLDKMVLMDWRDSHLGNEPDLRVSNSRFPTFLYAMPFDSNLIFLEETSLVSRPVLSYMEVKRRMVARLRHLGIRVRRVLEDEKCLIPMGGPLPRIPQNVMAIGGTSGVVHPSTGYMVARIMALAPVLANAIAECLGSTRMIRGQPLYHRVWNGLWPLERRYTREFYSFGMETLLKLDLEGTRRFFDAFFYLDPYQWQGFLSSRLSFQELVLLSLSLFEHASNPSRFDIVTKCPVPLAKMVGNLAREAI, from the coding sequence ATGGGGACCTCTATCAGGGTGTTTTCACCACCACCTGCATTAATCAGCAGCAGCAAGTTCTTGTTGCCGTCTACCCTTTCAGTTTCTTCTTCAAGAGCCTATAAGACGTCTTCTAGAAAGCTGTGTAGTCATGTGATCCGAAGCAGCAAGTTTGGAAACTTTCTTGACTTGAAGCCGGAGTTACAACCCGAGTACTTGAACTTTGATCTCCCATGGTTCGAACCAGCATCTGATCGGTCTCGCTTTGACGTGATCATCATTGGCACCGGCCCGGCTGGTCTTCGTCTTGCGGAGCAACTGTCACGCTATGGAATTAAGGTATGTTGTGTTGACCCTTCCCCACTTTCTATGTGGCCTAATAACTATGGGGTTTGGGTGGACGAGTTCGAGAGCTTGGGGCTTGAGGATTGCTTTGACAAAATATGGCCTACGACTTGCGTGTACATCAATGAAAGCAGGACCAAACATTTGAACCGTCGCTATGGTCGGGTTAGTAGGAAAAAACTGAAAACGAAACTAATGGAAGGATGTATCTCCAATGGAGTCATTAAGTTTCACAAGGCCAAGGTCTGGAAAATTGAGCACCAGGAGTTTGAGTCTTCCATTTTGTGTGATGATGGGAATGAATTGAAGGCAAGCTTAGTGGTTGATGCGAGTGGCTTTGCAAGCACTTTTGTAGAATATGATAAGAGAAGGAATCATGGGTATCAAATTGCTCATGGAATTTTAGTTGAAGTGGATGACCACCCTTTTTATTTGGATAAGATGGTTCTCATGGATTGGAGAGATTCCCATTTAGGAAATGAGCCTGATTTGCGGGTTAGCAATTCAAGGTTTCCTACTTTTCTCTATGCAATGCCATTCGATTCAAACTTGATATTCTTAGAGGAGACTTCTCTAGTTTCTCGGCCGGTGTTATCATATATGGAGGTGAAGAGAAGGATGGTTGCAAGATTAAGGCACTTAGGAATTAGAGTGAGAAGGGTATTGGAGGATGAGAAGTGTTTGATCCCAATGGGAGGCCCTCTTCCCCGAATCCCTCAGAATGTGATGGCCATTGGTGGGACTTCCGGGGTCGTGCACCCTTCAACTGGGTACATGGTGGCTCGGATAATGGCTCTAGCCCCTGTCTTAGCCAATGCTATTGCTGAGTGCCTTGGCTCAACCCGGATGATTAGAGGGCAGCCACTTTATCATAGAGTGTGGAATGGCCTGTGGCCACTTGAGAGGAGATATACAAGGGAATTTTACTCTTTTGGAATGGAGACTCTTTTGAAGCTTGATCTGGAAGGGACTAGAAGGTTCTTTGAtgctttcttttatttggaTCCCTATCAATGGCAAGGGTTCCTTTCCTCAAGGTTGTCTTTCCAAGAGCTTGTTCTGCTAAGCTTATCCTTGTTCGAGCATGCCTCAAATCCGTCCAGGTTTGACATTGTTACAAAGTGCCCTGTGCCCTTAGCTAAAATGGTGGGCAATCTAGCACGGGAAGCTATTTAA